From a region of the Mucilaginibacter auburnensis genome:
- a CDS encoding galactokinase: MDLSTKFTEIYQKQALNAFFAPGRINLIGEHIDYNGGLVLPCAIEFGTTLYTAPNNDNVIRLKSLNFDEVIEIPLQNGYTKQGDTWYNFPLGVADYFIKNGHTLQGLDMLYYGNIPIASGLSSSASIEVVTAYAFNELFNAGYSKLDLVKFSKSVENNFIGVNSGIMDQFAVTFGEKDKAMAISCDTLDYNLVSAQLGDYVLAVVNTNKPRKLVESKYNERVEECAAALKAFRQRFDIEDLCDIDAATFAENGHLIADETVYKRAQHVILENERVKQSIQALSQNKLAEFGQLMYASHQSLRDLYEVSGIELDAVVDYSKTNPDVAGARMTGAGFGGCAIALVKKAGFDNFSKEITAYYTQKIGYAPTVYQQNIGNGVGSIQLLSVPKQNTDSL; this comes from the coding sequence ATGGATCTTTCAACTAAATTTACCGAAATATATCAAAAGCAAGCGCTCAACGCATTCTTTGCGCCAGGGAGGATCAACCTGATAGGCGAACATATTGATTACAATGGCGGCCTGGTGCTGCCGTGTGCCATTGAATTTGGCACAACACTTTACACCGCCCCTAATAACGATAATGTAATACGCCTTAAAAGTTTAAACTTTGATGAGGTTATAGAAATACCATTACAGAACGGCTACACCAAACAAGGCGACACCTGGTACAATTTCCCGTTGGGTGTGGCCGATTATTTTATTAAAAATGGCCATACGCTGCAGGGGCTTGATATGCTGTATTACGGCAATATCCCAATAGCTTCGGGTCTGTCATCATCAGCATCAATAGAAGTAGTTACTGCTTATGCTTTTAATGAATTGTTTAACGCCGGATATTCCAAACTCGACCTGGTGAAATTTTCAAAATCTGTGGAGAATAATTTTATTGGCGTAAACAGCGGCATTATGGACCAGTTTGCGGTAACCTTTGGCGAGAAAGATAAAGCTATGGCCATTAGCTGCGATACACTCGACTACAACCTTGTGAGCGCGCAGTTAGGCGATTATGTTTTGGCCGTGGTAAATACCAATAAGCCACGTAAACTGGTGGAATCAAAGTATAACGAACGCGTTGAAGAATGTGCGGCGGCTTTAAAAGCTTTCAGGCAGCGCTTTGATATTGAAGATCTTTGCGATATAGACGCGGCAACTTTTGCAGAAAACGGCCACCTGATAGCAGACGAAACAGTATACAAACGCGCTCAACATGTTATACTGGAAAATGAACGTGTTAAACAATCTATACAAGCATTATCACAGAACAAGCTTGCGGAATTTGGCCAGCTGATGTATGCATCTCATCAATCATTACGAGACTTGTACGAGGTAAGCGGCATTGAACTGGACGCCGTGGTTGATTACAGTAAAACTAATCCAGACGTAGCAGGAGCCCGCATGACCGGAGCCGGATTTGGTGGTTGCGCTATTGCTTTAGTTAAAAAAGCAGGGTTTGATAATTTTAGCAAAGAAATAACCGCTTATTACACCCAAAAAATCGGTTACGCCCCTACTGTATATCAGCAGAATATTGGCAATGGTGTTGGATCAATACAACTATTGTCAGTACCTAAACAAAATACGGATAGCCTGTAA